Genomic DNA from Triticum dicoccoides isolate Atlit2015 ecotype Zavitan chromosome 4B, WEW_v2.0, whole genome shotgun sequence:
ACACACAACCGGTggctccatgcatgcatgcatgatacaTCGCACGCAGTACGCAAGCGGGCTGTTGCCAAGCTAACTAATGGCGCCCGGCCGACAACACAGTACAGCTAGTAGAGCACTCGCTGCCAAACGCCTACGTGAGAGACCCTCGTGAGCCCAGCTATACAACCTCCGCTCCTCCACCCATCCTCGTTCACTCCATATCTGCAGCCGAATTCCCCCGTCTCCACTGCTCAGTCCCTGGGACCGCCGAACCTCTCCTCGCCTTGCCATGGCAGCCGCAGCACTGAGGGCGCAGCTGAACGCCCATATCGCCGGCATGTACACCAATGTGAGGCCCTTCCCCTCCCCTCTAGTCGTGTGGTATTGGATTTTGGCTTGGCTGGACGACTAACTTGGCCTTTGCCTTTGCTTTGGCGTGCTCGACGTCGATCCAGGGTGTGGTGGACGAGGATACATTTGAGGAGCTGCGAGACGAGTGCACCGCCGCCGAGGTCTCCCGCCTCTTCATCTACGACGCCTCCGAGATCATCGACAACATCGACCTCCTGATGTCCGCCCCCACGCCCTCTGtcatctctccctctcctctctgtcTCGGAAACTGACTCATCTTAATTATCTGCTCTGAAAATTGCAGGGAGGAGCCCGAAGTGGACTTTGACGAGGTGGAAGCCCTGACGCAGCAGCTCATGCGGTGCACCTCCAGGTGATGACCATCATAAACCCTTTCTCGCTCTTCCACCTGCTTATTTTTAACTCTATGTTTGTTTGCCCGCTGCGTCAATGTCGTGCAATTCAGATCCGTTTATTATACTGGGTAAAGGATTCTTATTTCTCGGCTGCACTGCACCATAGGCGTAATTAGAAGAATCGAGTTTAGTTGCGTTTAGTGTAACGGACTTACCGGTATCCTGATTAATATCAATGTTATGATGAGGATAAATTGTTGGCGTTTTTGGAATGTTCCTGGTATTAATGATCTGCTATTCTGTGTATTACTAATGGTGGTTTTTCTGGTATTAATGATCTGCTATTCTATGTATCTCTAATGGTATTTTTTCTAGTTTGTCCACGACATCGATGTTGTTTTTTATTTGGATGTGTCGGCACGGGGTGTGTACCTCACGACACGGCCACACAATTGAGGTTTGTGTCGTTTTACAGGCGTCGTATAGCCATAGGTAGAAGAGCTGAGTTTAGTCATATATCGTGTAACGAAATTGTTGGTATTCTTCCCAATGTTAATCAAATCGTATAGCTTGTCGAGGGGAATTTTTGTCGTTTTGCAAACGTTTGTTCTACTATCGTGTCTGTTCTTCGGGCAATTCCATTATTCTAGGTTGAGAATAAAAAAATTGTCGTTTTACAAGCATGGCCGGTATTAATGATCTGCAATTCTACATAATGCCAATGGCCATTTTTTCCGTTTCACCATTGGAACGTTTTTGTTTCTATTCAGATTTGTTAGGCGCAGGGTGTGTACTTCATGGACGTCATTTGGGTGTCGTATATCCAAAATTAGAAGACCTGATTGCAGTTGTGTCTCGTGTAGCAGAATTGTCGGTATTCATGACAATTTCATGGTTCGGCAAGAAAAACCTTGTCGTTTTCTAAATATTTCTGGTACTACTGATCTGCTATTGCACATAATGGCAATGGTGTTTTTTTTTCTGCTTCATCAAACAATTTATGGAGTTGACAATCATGATAGGAAATGGCTCCTTGAGAATATTATTGAGTTGACATCTCAGTTTATAATAAGTTTGATAAGTTCCTAATTTCCTGATCTGCATTTTTTTGCATGTTTCAGTGTTGGTGGACAGCAAGTGAACCTCGCCTGCATGCACTTCGGCAATTTCTATGCTATACAATACAAACAAGGGTCAGAACTCAATAGCTTATTTAATATTGCTACACAATAACTATTCGCAACATTGTTTTTCAATGTCTCTATGTAAACCTGACAGCTCATGTTGTCTTTTCTGTCATTATTTTCAGGTCATACCAATCTAACTTTGTTAAGAAGTAACCTGATTTGCTTTTTCACTTCATCTGCAATCACGATGTTGATATTACTCGGTTCATTATATGAATATGCTACCCTTTGATGGTTCTCTTCTAATTTATTGGCTCTAGACTTTTGTTTATAGCACACACAACTAAATTCTTATATGGCTagagatttttttatttttagaaatATAGGGTTACAAATTTTGAACCATTTCATCTCCGTTCTGTTAACCTCTTCAGAATTTGACAATGTGGTATTTTTGCATTATTTCAGGTGTCTCGTGTCATTGGCTCTTGTTAGGAATGAGTTCTATATTGTGCGACATGAGTTGGAGATCATGATGCAGGTAGCACATTATATGCCTAATGTTGGATTTTAGTACCAACTTTCCACTAGTTTCATAACCCATAGATTGGTCATATTAAGATAGAGAAAAGGGAACAATCTTTAATCCTTAATCTAATTCTTTTGACATTTAGATTTGGAGCACTTAGTTTGAGGTACCGAAAAGTCTCATTTAGCTGTTAAATGATTATGTGGTAATTTTTTCATCATGTTTGGTAGATGCACAGGGTAGCTAAAAAAAGTGGGAGATATTCTCTGTTTCCCAGCTTAAATTAAGTTTTAGCAAAAGCCCAAATAAGAAACTAGCTAACTTGTAACATGGCTGATTAGTGAAACCATGTGACTTGAGCACCATTATGTGCCATAGACTTATCTTAATCATTTTTTGGAAGGTACTTCTCTTAATCATTGACCTATTATTCATCTTTTGTTGCAGCTCGAAGAGCAGATCGCGGCATGTGGTCCTGACTCCTAAGTAGCGGCAAGTGGAGGGGGAAGAGCATGGCCCCATGCGATCCCTTGCATTATATGGTCCATGTGTCTCAGAAGATGTAGCGGTTTTCAAAGGGTGTCTAGCACTAGAGGGTGCGCGTAAAACTTAGATGAATATTCTCGCATCGGAACTTTGGGCTCGTAAACCTGTGAAAGAAAATTGTTGTCCTGTGTTGATGTCAGTCTGAAGTCCATATTCTAGAGTACCGTGGATGTGTTGCCCCCTGCCTATGGGCTGTTTACAAAACCTATACTTGGTTGGTTGGTCCTCTAGTGACTTTGTTTTGCtgtttcttctgtttgtttttctCTATAAGCAAGTCTGGTTGTTGGTTGTTGTACCCAGAGTGTAGTCAATCACCATATTTGGGCATATTAATCATGTCGTTTCGGTATGAAATTTCAACGTGGCCTTCTTATAAGAGTACGACGGTACCACGAGCTGTAACCGAGGGAGGGGCAAAACAGAGGGGAGCATACCACATATTATAGGAGCATACTCTTTATAGGAGCATACTCCGCAATTTTCTTGTTTGGGCGACTAGGAGGGAGTCATGGACGATGGACTCTGGACTTACCGAGGCAACACGATGGTTTTGGCGTCGTATGATGGATTCATTAAACCATCAACCATAGCCTTGGACACTATTGAGATCTGGATCCAATTCATGATCTACCGGATAGCTACCCCACTGCTCAAATCCCTTGCATCCAAGGTTGGCAAATTTATCTATGCGGGGCCTAAGTACCATGATTTTGAGGGTAATGTCTCTAGAGTCAAAGTAAAGATCAACATGCACAAACCGCTAAAAATGCAATCACTCTTGTCAAGGGGAAGAAGAGATAAGTCTTCACAGTTGCATATGAGCGGCTACCAGATTGATGCGAGGTTTGTGATTATTTGCGCCACATGTACAAGGAATGTCGGGATGGAGTGCATCCACCGTCGGCCCTAGTTTTCAAAAATATGCGAGCTAGCTGGTTCAAGGGAGCGGGGAGATGAccaggaggaaggagagggcgAGGTCGTGGCCACGGTGGCAGGACTGGTCGTAGACCAGGGCGCACCCAAGAGGATGCTAGCAGGGAATCAGAGTATGAGGACTCTGATGCCTACATGCACAAGGCCGAACTGAACAAAAAACGAGCTTCAAAGCTCGCAGTGAGAGTTGATCCAGTGGTAGCTGAGTTAGCCATAGTGTCGGCCCAAGGCAAAACACCGACGCTACCTTCCCCTCAAATCACATTGAGCCCCTCGTCTCGGCATGAACAAAAGAGGTCAAGGACAAGTAATTGCAGCAGATAAGAACATGTTGCGGAAGAATGGTGGCAACACAAAAACCCAATGGCAAAATTGTTAGGCTCCCTGGAGCAGCGCCACCAGTCCAATGTGTGTCTTCTACTGGAATTGTTGCGGTGCGGGCAGAGCCGCGGCAGTCTGTGAGCTTTTTGATTTCATGAGGAAATTTGCCCTACCATCCTCTACATAGTAGAAACCTAGCAAGAGGCTCGAGGGTAGAATCATTAGCAGGAACATTAGGGTATGATAATAGATATGCGATTGATAGCCAGGGAAGAAGTGGCGGTATTGGCATTTTCTAGAATAATGAATAAAAATCGATATTCTTGGTTACTATGTGTATCATGTCGAGTGCTCCATTCTTGAACCAAGCCTTGATCCTTGGAGAGTTACAATAGTGTATGGTGAAGCTCAAACCCACTTGAGGCACCAAACATGGGATACTACTAAAAACATTAGTACTTCCAGCAATCTCCCATGGCTTTGCCTGGGAGATTTCAACGAAGTTCTACATCCGGATGAGTAGGAAGGAGTTGGACAATGTAGCAGTGTGCATATCCAAGATTTTCAAGACAAGTTTGATGTTTGCATGATGCTAGATTTGGGTTACTTAGGCTGAACCTTCAAGATGAAGGTTACAGGTGGTACTTTCACAACGGTGCGCCTAGACCGAGTGCTGGTTTCTATGGACTTGCAGTGAGTGTTTCACTTGCTCATTAAACTCACCTGACAGTCGCGACTTCAGATCATGACGCGGTATTGGTGGACTTTGCATCGGTAGCAACAACAGAACACTatagggaatatgccctagaggcaataatattgtattattataatttcatgttcataattaagagtttatatttcatgctataactattATGATCATGGAATaagcgattcagtggaaaactcatatgcacgtgtggaatgataaacggtaaagaataggttcctagtcttgcctctaagacttgctcaagtgttgttggtgatcatgttttccaaCTCTTagtatatcgttaagtgtaacgatagtcgtaAAACAACATTCAGAGTATGacattagaagaacgatcatattgaatcgatccaaatttgtgtgtaatgaattgagtttatatcgtctgtaatcaattgtaataagccagagtgttaacgtgtgatttttctccttagaccatgagagtatggtaatcacttcttaccgtacggtggactttggggttgctcaaatgtcacctgtaacatggtgatcataatgacaacttataggctcatcagaaagtttgacaagggactagatagcccGATAGTGGGATTTGCTCCTATGATATGGAGATATGTTCTTAGGGCCTTCTCGGTGTGACGGTATCAATCATCGTCTGTCCAGACACAGGTGACTGCGTCACGGGGATGCCGAAACACGacaatgagaaagaagaacaaaaccggtaacaaggATAACAGTATCGTGAGCatgtgatgactcaggaggataccgatgtATACCGGGTTTTTTGAAATATTgcaaagcaaagggaacatcacatgataaccaaatatTCACTTGAATATCATTCGTGTGCTCATAGGGATCGAGTCCACGTTTTCGCTATcagtcattgaacgaaggggtttcgttcatgtctacgagttaccgaacctacagggtcacacgcttaaggaaatcatgatctgctgagtgttagtaggacaggAATGACgataatatatttgtggaattgtttcataaatATCCGTAGGTGTTTCGGGGTCACCGAAAGGGTTTCGGAGAGAATCGGGTAATACTGGGTATCGGGTAATAATCAACTTTTGTCCTTGGAAGAATGATCACGGATAATATTATTAGGGCATATGAGGCTTACATTTCATGAAATGCAGCGAGGGAAAAAGTTAGTAGCTACTATGCTTTGAAGCTCGATATGAGGAAGGCATATGATAGGTTGGAGTGGGACTATTCTAAAGCCATGATGTTGAAATTGGGATTTTCTCCTAAATGGGTACAAATAGTTATGGGCATGGTTCAGAGAGTATCTTTCTCGGTTCTTTTTAATCGTGAGAGACTTGATCAATTACAACACAACAGAGGTATTCGACAGGGAGATCCAATATCCCCATATCTTTTCTTAATTGCAGTAGAGGGCCTTTAGTGCCTCCTCAATTCTTCATCATCACGCTTAAGTGGCACCAACAGCTTCGACTGTGAACCATCTACTTTTCGCAGATGACAACCTGTTGCTTTTTTAAGTCAAGTCATTATGGGGCAGTTGAAGTATCAAACTTGCTGGAGAATTATTTTTTGGCATCCAGACGAAGAATAAATCATGACAAGTCCTTTATATTTTGCAATAGAGGACGCCCTCAGGCTCTCAAGGAAGATGCCAAGAATACTTTGAACTTCTAAAATGAGCCGCTCAATGACAGGAAATTGTGTATGCCAACTGATGTGGGGAAGTCCAAGAACAGGACTTTCAAATACTTACATGACAGAGTTGGGGAAAAGCTGAGAGGATGGATGGAACTATTGTCAACTGCAGGTAAAGAGGTTTTGATAAAGTCTGTGGCATATGCAATTCCGGCATATTCCATGATGTGCTTCCATTTCCGCAATGACGTTGCGCGAGTGTCACCTGTTTAATCAGACAATTTTGGTAGGGAAGTAAACAGGGGAGAAGGAAGCCATGCTGGGTCTCATGGGATGTTATGATGAGACCGAGTATTTGCAAGGCAAGCCTGGCGCTTGCTAGACCATCCCGGTTCTCTGAGTTCCATTGATCTTAAAAGTTGTAAACTATCCAAATAACCCTCTTTCTAATGCAACCTTGGAAGCACATCCATCACATATATGGCGGGCTATTTTGCATGGGAAAGACATAATGACTTAGGGTTTGATAAGGAGAATAGGAGACGGAGAATCCCCTGATATTTGGAACAACAACAGTATAACTAGAGAGCATATAAAGAGGCCGAGAACTTCACAAATACCACAGCCTCCGACAAGCGTGGCTGAACACATTGATCACACTGTGTCATCAAGGGATGAACAACTTATTCAATCGATACTTATTCCCATTGATGCCGAGACTATATTGAAGATCCCTCTTTGCACGAGACAAATATCTTATTTTTGGGCTTGGAGTGAGGATAGAAGGGGCATGTTCACTGGGCATTCCTCTTACAAGATGATACAGTGAACCAAGATCAGTAGAGAATCATGGCTATATGAGCAGGATGGCCGATCAAACTCAGAGGCTGATTGTCAAGGATGGACAGACTTATGGCATATAAAAGCCCCCCGAAAATCAAGGTGTTCATGTGGAGATTAGCACAATACTCACAGTGTCCTTCATCATAGAAACATGTCGATGACGAGTGCTTGTTGTTTGTGCAGGTCTAACGATATGTTCAGGCACGCCCTGCTGAATTGCTTGGTTGAAAGGAGCACTGGGCACTATCATACGAGCAAATTGTCGAGCTATTGAGTCTGAATGTAAATGATGATGCCAAACAGTGGCTATTCACCATGCATGAGGTGTTATCGCATGCGAAGGATTTTATCATGTTTACGATCAATTTTGTGGACGATATGGGGAGCTCGGCACAAAGCTatacatgaggagatatataaaagcCCTTTCACTTTTCAGGCTTTTGTGCAGAGTTACTTAACTGAGctgagagctacccaaagcactcgAAGTCCAGTTCGAGGGGCACCCGTGATTAGGCCAAGTCAATGTATCGCTCCTCGGGATGATATGGTGAAGGTCAAATGTGGATGCGGTGGTTGGACCAGGCGACACTCGAGGCGCAATGGGAGCTATATGCAGAGATCAAGCTTGTAATTTTCTGGGTGTGTCGGCCATTATGTTCCCACATATATCAGATCTTGTTACTGTCGAATCTTCAGCAATCAGGGTGGCACTTGCACTTGCTGATAATCTCTATGAGAGGAAGATTCAGGTGGCTTCAGATTACAAGGTGGGCGTTGCAGATATACATCAGAAGAGCGCAGCTATCTACAGAGCAATCATAACTGAGATCATAGATCGGAAGGCTACTTTTACTAATTGTACATTAGCCATGAATTTAGGAGCTTGAATGTTGAAGCTCACAAACTCGTGAAGCATGCCTTATCCCTAGGGGTTgaccgccatgtttggttaggtaaCCCCATAACTAAAGTTGTCTCGCCTTGCTTCAAAACTACTGGGCTGCGCTGCGGTTTTGACCTAACGGCCTCCGTTTGCTGGAATTAATTGGAATAGTTGAGAAGAAAGTGACGAACGGATGCGTAATGCGTGGAAATCTGCCGAATAGTTCGGGCCGAATCCTGAAGAAAGTTCAAAGAGTGGTTTGATGAGCCTATGTAGTATTAGTTAGTTGGTCAGGTAAAGGTTGGCAAGCCAATGATGCTTAGCTGGTCTTTTTGAATGTTTGGCCACACTGGCACTGAGACATGGCCCAGACTCCCATGGGGGGCAGCAGAGGGGAATCTTGGACAATGGGCGAAAGCCCGATCCAGCAATATCGCGTGAGTGAAGAAGGTCAATGCTCCTTGTAAAGCTCTTACGTTGAGTGCACGATCATGACATATCTCGAGGAAGAAGCCCCGGCTAACTCCGGGCCAGCAACCGCGCTAAGACGGggggatgggggggggggcaaatacTCTTTGGAACTACTGGGTGTAAAGGGCATGTAGGCGGCGGGTTGTAAATGAAACTGTGAAAATCATAAAAAGTGGCGGAATGCTCTCGAAACCAATTCACTTAAGTGAGACGGAGGAGAGTGGGTGGTTTTCTATTCGTCCCTATAaacactagtcatcaacccgtgcacctgcacgggctagATATACCATCATAGAATCTTGTAAATATACTTTGTAAGCATATAACTGGAAACATAAAACATGGAACATGCTTTTCAGTTTTTATTTTATAGTGGTGTTTAGTCTTCAAATTTCAGGCAGAATTAAAAGTGGACACGTATAATTCTCAAGTTCATTGATCAAGCGCATGCAGTTGTTATGGTATACAAAATCGAACATGTTGAGGACTCACATGCATATTTGTAGGAAAAACTAAAAATATAATTTGTAATTATTTCTTACATCATTACATTCAAACCCACACACAGAAAATACTCAAATAAACATCATTTTTCTTTAAGCAGAAGGATCCAACTGACGCCAAAAAATGTATCTTTTCCTTATATTGGCCAATTATTGCTCAAATAGCTGTGCATGTGCTGTGTAAATAAGATTTAGATATGGTACATAGAACTTTTGTTAGATTTAATTAGATCATAGCTTCAGTGTGAATGTTGCTGCAATGGAACAGAAGTATGATCGGTTTGGCATCGTCTGCTTTGCGATGATCCACTCACGTGCACAGGCTCTATCCTACGGATCATCCTATCGGACAGCTAGCAGTATATGTCATGCCAAAAGCTTCTTGACCAACATATGCGCTAGTAAATCTAATTACTCTAAATTATGAAAATATAGTTATTCTGAATTATGAAAATATAATTACTCTAAACTATATATGTACCTTAGATCGTAGAGGTCACCATCGAACAGAACTATATAGGGAGTAGTTGTGCGGTAGTACTGTTGAGATGCAGAAGTGGAAAAGCAATAATGCATAACAAAATCATATTCTATCACACGCTTAGCTTATACTATATATACTGGCACACATTTTCTTTGCATATGCACCTGGTAGATTAAACAATGGAAGCAAACACAGTAGGGCAAACCAATTTCAGATTTTTATCTCAAATCAAAAGCCTAGAAAGGGTGATCCAGGAAAAACATTAATCGCTGCATTGTTGAGAGTCTCATATTTCAATTTCACCATCCAATCTCATAGACAAATGTAGGCAGCCGGTGAGGAATCAGCAGATGGTTGCCATGTGCTTCTCGATATTTCTTTTCCCTAATCACCAAAGAACACATAGGCGAGCCCAGCAGTAACTTGATATACAGGAGGCTTCTCTGGTTTGCACCAGTGTAACACGAAAGAACAGATACGCAGCCGTGAAAGTCGCTGGCTGCATGATGGAAGACGCCAACCACATATCGTTGATATTGAACGCAACGCTTGAATATCTTTTTTGGCCTCTTCGTTCACCATAACTTTTCATAGTGGGATCCATCTTTCTTAAGCTTTGACACTTGGAAATAATACTTACCATCATATTAATCAAACCTTGCTGCATTCACCGATTTTTTTCCAACTCATGCATGTGAAACCATGGATATTTCATCAGCAAAAAGTACGAAAAAGGACACAACTATGCACTATTAATTATGTTTGTGCTCAGACGTACGGCTCTCCTGCAGTATCCACAAAAGGAAAACCAAGATTTTCAGTTCTCACGAGCCTGACAAACATCATCTATCTTCTGCTTGCAATCTTTCCTGATGATACATCATGTCCGTTGGGGGTAATATGAATTCAAAAGGATGGAAAAAAGACCTGGGAAGAGGGGAATTAGGGATACTGTGCTAAATTGGGACAGGAGAGGAGAGCATTATGCCCTTGAATGGAATCCAGGATGCGAAACgttgtgccgtcatagcgagggccACAACCATACTTGCTTCAAAGAGGAACATCAGTACTGTACCTCCTCCAAGCCTCGAGCAAGCAACACAATATTGTACAGGAGGCCCCATGCCAGCGGTAGGGGCCGATCGCCGTTCAATTCCTGCAGAGGGCCTCTCATCCTTCTAGTACTGAATATGCTAGCAGTCGACTAAAATAGATGATTGAGCTGATACTGTTATCATTGCCATATGTAATCGATATTGAATACCTCCTCTTGCATGCTAGATCTAAACATAAAATTTAGCTCAACTGTACACATCTGTTTTGACTCGACAGTAAGGAACCATAATATTGCAACCCTGAGGAACAAAGCAACGGATGAGTACTTGACAACAATTTAGCTCAAGTGTACAGCTAAAAATTTAATTCTGAAGGACAAAATTGGTTGCGACAAAATCAGTCACTTGACAACAATTATCACATTTGTCTATGAATATTTGAACCTATGGTCTTTGTTGCGCCCTGGTCGGATAGATTAAAAAACGCAACCATCTAGTGCATAGGGAGATTGTGCATAGTTCTTACCTCTAATAATCTAATCAAGACAGTAGAGGAGGATTATGTGCCCTGTGTAAGAGGAACACGCATCAGTCGGAGTAGGATCCAGGAGGCCATTATTGAACCAATTTTCACATATCACCAGCTAATGAAAAATAATTTACAAATAGTAACTCTCATCGAGTGGAAATAATATCATGCATGGTACTTAAGCCAGCCGTACCTGAAACTTGATGAATCTAATATTTGTTTAAGGAAGTGTCTCACGGCCTTTAACTAAAACTAACAATTTACAGTTGACAGTGATCTAGTTTCATGAAACTATAATTATTAGAAGTCACCAGATGTCTGCCTCTCTTCGATTTCTGCAAGTAGCACCTAGGTGAGCTCACCAAATCACCCCATGTTGCTTTAAGTAGATAGAAATTTGGCAGATACACAAATATTAGTACGGTATCCATTAATTCTAATAATTGATAAAGAAGGACACTCCTCTagcttcttgtgtgtgtgtgtgtgtgtgtgtgtgtNNNNNNNNNNNNNNNNNNNNNNNNNNNNNNNNNNNNNNNNNNNNNNNNNNNNNNNNNNNNNNNNNNNNNNNNNNNNNNNNNNNNNNNNNNNNNNNNNNNNNNNNNNNNNNNNNNNNNNNNNNNNNNNNNNNNNNNNNNNNNNNNNNNNNNNNNNNNNNNNNNNNNNNNNNNNNNNNNNNNNNNNNNNNNNNNNNNNNNNNNNNNNNNNNNNNNNNNNNNNNNNNNNNNNNNNNNNNNNNNNNNNNNNNNNNNNNNNNNNNNNNNNNNNNNNNNNNNNNNNNNNNNNNNNNNNNNNNNNNNNNNNNNNNNNNNNNNNNNNNNNNNNNNNNNNNNNNNNNNNNNNNNNNNNNNNNNNNNNNNNNNNNNNNNNNNNNNNNNNNNNNNNNNNNNNNNNNNNNNNNNNNNNNNNNNNNNNNNNNNNNN
This window encodes:
- the LOC119293165 gene encoding histidine-containing phosphotransfer protein 2-like, producing MAAAALRAQLNAHIAGMYTNGVVDEDTFEELRDECTAAEVSRLFIYDASEIIDNIDLLMEEPEVDFDEVEALTQQLMRCTSSVGGQQVNLACMHFGNFYAIQYKQGCLVSLALVRNEFYIVRHELEIMMQLEEQIAACGPDS